In Daucus carota subsp. sativus chromosome 4, DH1 v3.0, whole genome shotgun sequence, one DNA window encodes the following:
- the LOC108216313 gene encoding MLO-like protein 9 gives MAGEASGKQRELDQTPTWAVAGFCAAFIIISILMEKILHKLGAWFMKKHKKALFDALDKVKAELMILGFISLILTFTQYYIAEICVPQDVANSMLPCPRNNTDIKKKLGRLLADDEEKSPSKDSKFTCKEGNVPLISKDGLHQLHILIFFLAVVHVLYSAITMALGKLKIRGWKAWEQDTASDDYEFANDASRFRLAHETSFVRAHTKLWTRIPFVFTIGCFLRQFFRSVTKSDYLTLRNGFINVHLAPRSRFDFQKYIKRSLEDDFQVVVGVSPVLWASFVIFLLINVDGSEALFWVSLIPLVIILAVGTKLQSILTQMATEIIDRHAVVQGIPLVQGSDKYFWFGRPKLVLYLIHFALFQNAFQVTYFFWITYEFGSNSCFHDNYEFLIVKLCVGVSVLILCSYITLPLYALVAQMGSHMKRSIFDEQTSRALLNWQKAAKKHAGRAAGSTTTHRGRTEESANGTHGGRTEESANRSFEDASPIPIAPVASASTSNIHSSPPTLHRFKTTGHSSYDEYKASVLEVDPLAESATARLIVRVDNGDMNVELTSVQPSEALQDNDFTFGTLAPPHKS, from the exons ATGGCGGGAGAAGCAAGTGGTAAGCAGAGAGAGCTTGATCAAACACCAACATGGGCAGTGGCTGGTTTTTGTGCTGCTTTCATCATTATTTCCATTCTTATGGAGAAGATTCTTCACAAACTTGGAgct TGGTTTATGAAGAAGCATAAGAAAGCTCTTTTCGATGCTTTGGACAAAGTTAAAGCTG AATTGATGATTCTCGGTTTCATTTCATTGATCCTCACATTCACTCAGTATTACATTGCTGAAATATGTGTTCCGCAAGATGTTGCAAATTCAATGTTGCCCTGTCCTCGTAACAACACTGATATTAAGAAGAAATTAGGTAGGCTTTTAGCGGATGATGAAGAAAAGTCACCATCTAAAGATTCTAAATTTACTTGCAAAGAG GGGAACGTACCGCTGATAAGTAAGGATGGACTGCATCAGCTACACATCCTTATATTCTTCTTGGCAGTCGTTCATGTTTTATACAGTGCCATAACTATGGCTCTTGGGAAATTAAAG ATCCGAGGCTGGAAGGCCTGGGAGCAGGACACTGCCTCTGATGACTATGAGTTTGCCAATG ATGCTTCAAGATTTAGGCTTGCTCACGAGACATCCTTTGTTAGAGCCCACACAAAACTGTGGACTAGGATTCCCTTCGTGTTTACTATT GGATGCTTTCTTCGACAATTTTTCCGGTCTGTTACAAAGTCCGATTACTTAACCTTGAGAAATGGATTCATCAAT GTTCATTTAGCACCTAGAAGTAGGTTTGATTTCCAAAAGTATATTAAAAGGTCTCTAGAGGATGACTTTCAGGTAGTTGTTGGAGTCAG TCCTGTGTTGTGGGCATCATTTGTGATTTTCCTGCTCATAAATGTTGACG GATCGGAGGCATTGTTCTGGGTATCATTAATTCCACTTGTG ATCATATTAGCTGTTGGAACAAAGCTACAATCCATTTTGACACAAATGGCTACTGAAATCATTGACAGACATGCAGTGGTCCAAGGAATTCCTCTTGTGCAAGGATCAGACAAGTATTTTTGGTTTGGTCGGCCTAAATTGGTCCTCTATCTAATCCACTTTGCTCTATTTCAG AATGCATTCCAAGTAACATATTTCTTTTGGATAACG TACGAGTTTGGTTCAAATTCTTGCTTCCATGACAATTACGAGTTTTTGATAGTCAAACTTTGTGTTGG AGTGTCAGTGCTGATTTTGTGCAGCTATATTACACTTCCACTCTATGCCCTTGTGGCTCAG ATGGGTTCACATATGAAGAGATCCATATTTGATGAACAAACTTCCAGAGCCTTACTAAATTGGCAAAAAGCTGCTAAGAAGCATGCTGGAAGAGCAGCAGGATCTACTACTACGCATAGAGGAAGAACAGAAGAATCTGCTAATGGAACGCATGGAGGAAGAACAGAAGAGTCTGCTAATCGATCTTTTGAGGATGCTAGCCCTATTCCCATTGCTCCAGTGGCATCAGCTTCAACGTCCAATATTCACTCCTCACCGCCCACACTTCATCGCTTCAAGACGACCGGGCACTCTTCTTATGACGAGTACAAGGCGTCAGTTTTGGAAGTTGATCCCCTTGCTGAATCCGCTACAGCCAGATTGATTGTAAGAGTTGATAATGGTGATATGAATGTTGAATTAACATCAGTACAGCCCAGTGAAGCACTGCAGGATAATGATTTTACATTTGGGACGCTAGCACCCCCACACAAAAGTTGA
- the LOC108216684 gene encoding MLO-like protein 10 yields MTESKSEVLKELKLDQTPTWAVASFCAAFIIISILLEKLLHRLGAWFTKKQKRALYDALDKVKAELMILGFISLILTFTQYYIADICVSDNVGNSMMPCKKKNAEFKSKCGKGMRPLISKDGLHDLHILIFFLAVFHVIYSALTMYLGKLKIRGWKAWEQETASNDYEFANDASRFRLVHETSFVRAHTSLWTRIPFMFTIGCFFRQFFRSLTKSDYLTLRHGFINVHLAPGSTFDFQKYIKRSLEDDFKEVVGVSPVLWVSFVLFLLINVEGSRALFWVSLIPLVIILAVGTKLQAILIQMATEISERHAVVQGIPLVQGSDKYFWFHRPKLVFYLIHFSLFQNAFQVTYFLWVTYEFKLDSCFHDTWPYLLVKLFIGVTVLVLCSYVTLPLYALITQMGSHMKKSVFDEQTSRALLNWQKAARKHAGRAGGSTTQGGRTGGSTTPVGSTEGYSGRSLDDASPITHVASFSVSNLHSSTAALHRFKTTGHSSYDEYKMSNMEIDPRAESATARLIVRVDNGNNDVETTELQPSEDMQDIDFTFGTPASPHDD; encoded by the exons atgacGGAGTCTAAAAGTGAGGTGCTGAAGGAGCTTAAGCTTGATCAGACACCCACATGGGCTGTGGCTAGTTTTTGTGCTGCTTTCATTATCATTTCTATTCTTCTGGAGAAGCTTCTTCATAGACTTGGAGCT TGGTTTACGAAGAAGCAAAAGAGAGCTCTTTATGATGCTTTGGACAAAGTCAAAGCTG AATTGATGATTCTCGGTTTCATTTCACTAATCCTGACATTCACACAATATTATATTGCTGACATATGTGTTTCCGACAATGTTGGAAACTCAATGATGCCATGTAAAAAGAAGAATGCAGAATTCAAATCCAAATGCGGAAAG GGGATGAGGCCGCTGATAAGTAAAGATGGACTGCATGATCTGCATATCCTCATATTCTTCTTGGCTGTCTTTCATGTCATATACAGTGCCTTAACTATGTATCTTGGGAAACTAAAG ATTCGAGGTTGGAAGGCCTGGGAGCAGGAAACTGCATCTAACGACTATGAGTTTGCTAATG ATGCTTCAAGATTCAGGCTTGTACATGAGACATCTTTTGTTAGAGCTCACACAAGCCTCTGGACTAGAATTCCCTTCATGTTTACCATT GGTTGCTTTTTTCGACAATTTTTCCGGTCTCTTACAAAGTCTGATTACTTAACCTTGAGACATGGATTCATCAAT GTTCATTTAGCACCTGGAAGTACCTTTGACTTTCAAAAGTATATTAAAAGGTCCCTGGAAGATGACTTCAAGGAAGTTGTTGGAGTCAG TCCTGTTTTATGGGTTTCGTTTGTGCTTTTTCTGCTTATAAATGTAGAAG GATCTAGGGCGCTATTTTGGGTATCACTTATTCCTCTCGTG ATCATATTAGCTgttggaacgaagctacaagccATATTGATACAAATGGCTACTGAAATTAGTGAAAGACATGCAGTGGTCCAAGGAATTCCTCTTGTGCAAGGCTCAGACAAGTATTTTTGGTTTCATCGGCCTAAATTGGTCTTTTATCTGATCCACTTCTCCCTTTTTCAG AATGCATTCCAAGTAACGTATTTCTTGTGGGTAACG TATGAGTTTAAACTGGATTCTTGCTTCCATGATACGTGGCCGTACTTGTTAGTCAAGCTTTTTATTGG AGTAACGGTGCTGGTCTTATGTAGCTACGTCACGCTCCCACTATACGCCCTTATAACCCAG ATGGGTTCGCATATGAAGAAATCTGTATTTGATGAGCAAACTTCCAGAGCTTTACTGAATTGGCAAAAAGCTGCTAGGAAGCATGCAGGAAGAGCAGGAGGATCTACTACGCAAGGGGGGAGAACAGGAGGATCAACTACGCCTGTGGGAAGCACTGAAGGGTATTCTGGTCGATCTTTGGATGATGCTAGCCCCATCACTCATGTGGCATCATTCTCAGTGTCCAATTTGCACTCCTCAACGGCTGCACTTCATCGCTTCAAGACTACAGGACATTCTTCTTATGATGAGTACAAGATGTCGAATATGGAAATTGATCCCCGTGCTGAATCAGCCACAGCAAGATTAATTGTAAGAGTTGATAATGGAAATAATGATGTTGAAACAACAGAACTTCAGCCCAGTGAAGACATGCAGGATATTGATTTCACATTTGGGACGCCAGCGTCGCCACATGATGATTAA
- the LOC108217354 gene encoding MLO protein homolog 1 — MAVGGSGERSLKETPTWAVALVCAVFIVISILIEHGIHSLAKWFQKRQKKALTEALEKIKAELMLLGFISLLITVGTNVIAKICIPKSAGSIMLPCKKEYTDETKYKDKGKEDDGDDDGDNRRKLLWYAGDAVARRMLAPAAGEEDYCSKSGKVPLISPSGIHQLHIFIFVLAALHIMYSVMTIIFAQAKLKKWKAWELETSSLEYQFTNDPSRFRFAHQTSFVRRHSGLSTMPGVRYIVAFFRQFFASVTKVDYMTMRHGFINAHFAPNSKFNFHKYIKRSMEDDFKVVVGISVPLWTFAIIFLLLNVYQWYTFIGLAFIPPTILVIVGAKLELIIMDMAQQIQDRTTVVKGVPVVEPSNTYFWFNRPQIILFLIHFTLFENAFQMAYFLWTWYEFGLNSCFHENIALIITRVVLSIAFQVLCSYITFPLYALVIQMGSHMKKAIFEEQTATALKKWQKKAKENRKLRIATERGDASLSGFSSVASTPSRVSSPLPLLHKYRTGDIESTLTSPRYMNYHTQTELSSDVGGSPPSNVSSDYEAKHNVRGGGSAFTFQSP, encoded by the exons ATGGCGGTCGGTGGTTCAGGAGAAAGATCATTGAAGGAGACCCCTACCTGGGCTGTGGCACTTGTTTGCGCCGTGTTTATTGTCATTTCTATTCTTATCGAGCATGGCATTCATTCCCTTGCCAAG TGGTTTCAAAAGCGGCAAAAGAAGGCCTTGACAGAGGCTCTGGAGAAAATCAAAGCAG AGCTGATGCTACTAGGCTTCATATCGCTACTCATCACGGTGGGGACAAATGTAATAGCCAAGATATGTATTCCAAAAAGTGCGGGAAGTATTATGCTTCCATGCAAGAAAGAATACACAGATGAAACCAAATACAAAGACAAAGGAAAGGAGGATGATGGTGATGACGATGGCGACAATAGGAGAAAATTGTTATGGTATGCCGGAGATGCTGTCGCACGTCGAATGCTCGCACCGGCTGCTGGCGAAGAGGACTACTGTTCTAAATCT GGCAAAGTGCCGTTGATATCTCCATCAGGAATACATCAATTGCACATCTTCATATTTGTGCTGGCTGCTTTACATATCATGTACAGCGTTATGACAATCATATTTGCTCAAGCCAAA TTGAAGAAATGGAAAGCGTGGGAACTGGAAACGTCTTCGCTGGAGTATCAATTCACAAATG ATCCTTCAAGGTTCAGATTTGCTCATCAAACTTCATTTGTGCGTCGGCATAGTGGTTTATCAACAATGCCTGGAGTTCGCTATATT GTAGCTTTCTTTAGGCAGTTCTTTGCTTCTGTAACAAAGGTGGATTACATGACCATGCGACATGGATTCATTAAT GCTCATTTTGCTCCAAACAGCAAATTTAACTTCCACAAGTACATCAAAAGGTCGATGGAAGATGATTTTAAAGTCGTCGTTGGTATCAG TGTACCACTATGGACATTTGCAATAATCTTCCTGCTTCTGAACGTCTACC AATGGTACACATTTATCGGCCTAGCATTCATCCCCCCTACA ATACTGGTAATAGTTGGTGCCAAGCTAGAACTGATTATAATGGATATGGCTCAACAAATTCAAGACAGAACTACTGTGGTGAAAGGAGTTCCTGTGGTTGAGCCTAGTAATACGTATTTCTGGTTCAATCGCCCTCAAATCATCCTATTCTTGATTCATTTCACCTTGTTTGAG AATGCTTTCCAGATGGCCTACTTCTTGTGGACATGG TATGAGTTCGGGCTAAATTCGTGCTTCCATGAAAACATAGCACTAATCATCACAAGAGTAGTTTTGAGTATTGCATTTCAAGTGTTATGCAGCTACATAACCTTCCCTCTCTACGCTTTGGTCATCCAA ATGGGATCACACATGAAGAAGGCAATATTCGAGGAACAAACTGCAACTGCACTTAAAAAGTGGCAAAAGAAAGCAAAGGAAAACAGAAAGCTAAGAATAGCAACAGAACGAGGAGACGCCAGCTTATCAGGCTTCTCAAGTGTTGCATCAACCCCTTCGCGAGTCTCATCGCCATTGCCATTACTCCATAAGTACAGAACTGGAGATATCGAGTCCACATTGACGTCTCCAAGATACATGAATTATCATACGCAGACCGAGTTATCATCAGATGTTGGAGGTAGTCCTCCTTCAAATGTTTCAAGTGATTACGAAGCTAAGCATAATGTCAGAGGTGGTGGCTCTGCTTTTACATTTCAGTCCCCTTGA